In Listeria monocytogenes, the following proteins share a genomic window:
- a CDS encoding sugar ABC transporter permease, with amino-acid sequence MRDFMKDQRTTKFLTQFFTYLFLTVLTIIILYPILITASSAFKPGNIAAFTLEWSDSWTLNNFTRLFNETLYLDWYKNTLIIAVVTMIMQVTIVTLAGYTYSRYRFKGRKNSLIFFLIIQMVPTMAALTAFYVLAMLLGALDQYWFLTLIYIGGGIPMNTWLMKGYFDTVPRDLDESAKLDGAGHFRIFAQIILPLVRPMIAVQALWAFMGPFGDFLLAKFLLRTPENLTIAVGLQTFIANPQQQKVALFAAGAILAALPICLLFFFLQKNFVSGLTAGGTKG; translated from the coding sequence ATGAGAGACTTTATGAAAGATCAGCGGACAACAAAGTTCTTAACACAGTTTTTCACGTATTTGTTTTTAACCGTGCTAACGATTATTATTTTGTATCCTATTCTAATAACAGCATCTTCTGCCTTCAAACCAGGGAATATCGCGGCATTTACGCTTGAGTGGTCGGATAGTTGGACGCTGAATAACTTCACGAGATTGTTTAATGAAACATTGTATCTTGATTGGTACAAAAATACACTGATTATCGCGGTTGTAACGATGATTATGCAAGTAACGATTGTGACACTTGCTGGTTATACGTATAGCCGTTACCGTTTTAAAGGTCGTAAAAACAGCTTGATTTTCTTCCTTATTATTCAAATGGTACCAACGATGGCAGCCTTAACAGCTTTCTACGTGTTAGCGATGCTACTTGGCGCACTTGATCAATATTGGTTCTTAACATTGATTTACATCGGTGGTGGGATTCCAATGAACACATGGCTGATGAAAGGGTATTTCGATACCGTGCCGCGTGATCTTGATGAATCCGCCAAGCTTGATGGCGCAGGACATTTCCGGATTTTCGCTCAAATCATCTTGCCACTTGTAAGACCGATGATTGCCGTTCAAGCTTTATGGGCGTTTATGGGACCGTTTGGGGACTTCCTACTTGCAAAATTCCTTCTTAGAACACCAGAAAACTTAACGATTGCGGTAGGACTTCAAACGTTCATCGCCAACCCACAACAACAAAAAGTAGCCTTATTCGCAGCGGGTGCCATTTTAGCCGCGCTACCAATTTGTTTACTGTTCTTCTTCTTACAAAAGAATTTTGTTTCTGGCTTAACTGCCGGTGGAACAAAAGGATAA
- a CDS encoding DUF1189 domain-containing protein: protein MKKVPFIIQYVKSTLGPTAIFEGRKVLKFWQMVIVFIFLNALLLLPVSAHFANQSSFDLPSLMPKMATLGTDQLATEISGLTLENGALTDKNAHIVEKTANGVAGVNLTKAELSGAKNVINFKDQEMTLTDASGYTFEVSYPKDATLSEITSGESLVDWVSAQWYLENQAFVFLSMVLMIGSIIFVSSLMLTVFTTLFIWMTKRSSFSSIASFKESVNLTLNALGIPVIAACIIGFIYFDITIIMAVQSLGMVLMIAWTFLKTRFYKTSEKSMAASR from the coding sequence ATGAAAAAAGTTCCGTTTATCATTCAATATGTAAAAAGTACACTCGGTCCAACCGCTATTTTCGAAGGCCGGAAAGTACTGAAATTCTGGCAAATGGTCATCGTATTTATTTTCTTAAATGCGTTACTGTTGCTTCCTGTTTCCGCGCACTTTGCCAATCAGTCGAGTTTTGATTTACCAAGTTTAATGCCAAAAATGGCGACGCTTGGCACGGATCAATTGGCGACAGAAATTAGTGGACTGACGCTCGAAAACGGGGCGTTAACCGATAAAAATGCGCACATCGTTGAAAAAACAGCGAATGGTGTGGCTGGTGTGAATTTAACGAAAGCAGAACTTAGTGGAGCGAAGAATGTAATTAATTTCAAAGACCAAGAAATGACGCTTACAGATGCGAGTGGTTACACTTTTGAAGTGAGCTACCCAAAAGATGCGACCTTAAGCGAAATAACGTCAGGTGAGTCGCTCGTTGATTGGGTGTCGGCGCAGTGGTATTTGGAAAACCAAGCATTTGTTTTCCTATCGATGGTGCTGATGATTGGTTCTATCATTTTCGTTAGCTCACTCATGTTAACCGTGTTTACGACGCTTTTCATTTGGATGACAAAACGGAGCAGTTTTTCAAGCATTGCTTCTTTTAAAGAATCAGTAAATTTAACGCTAAATGCACTGGGAATTCCAGTGATTGCGGCTTGTATTATCGGCTTTATCTACTTTGATATTACGATTATTATGGCTGTTCAGTCGCTCGGAATGGTGTTAATGATAGCATGGACATTTTTAAAGACAAGATTTTATAAGACTAGTGAAAAAAGTATGGCTGCTAGTCGCTAA
- a CDS encoding glycoside hydrolase family 65 protein → MAQKQLFEIEPWTLRTTKLDKENKRLQESLTSLGNGYMGMRGNFEEGYSGDGHIGTYYAGVWFPDKTRVGWWKNGYPDYFGKVINGLNFIGIEVRLDGEKLDLFVDEVSDFELVLDMEKGVLKRQFTVVKNNKTFRISAERFLSVATKELAVIHYQVEALSPAKVELTSFLDGNVQNEDANYEEMFWQEVEKASSASRGSLVTKTIPNNFGTPRFTVSAVMENKTNAANETNQTKALYAENYFQFDLQEKEVAQIEKRVVITTSRDYVEGEILPAGEKILKSLEAKTYDELLAAHVSGWRERWDKADVEIAGDDSAQQGIRFNIFQLFATYYGEDARLNIGPKGFTGEKYGGATYWDTEAFALPMYLSLTDKSVSHNLLKYRHDQLDGAKINAQKIGLAGALYPMVTFTGVECHNEWEITFEEIHRNGAIAYAIYNYTNYTGDDSYLKTDGIEVLTEITRFWADRVHLSDRLDKYMIHGVTGPNEYDNNVSNNWYTNYIAAWTIRYTLENLDAEAKKRLDVTEYEIAKWEDIEHRMYYPFDEKWQIFVQHDTFLDKELRSTDTLKPEDMPINQNWSWDKILRSCFIKQADVLQGLYLFYDDFDFDTKQRNFEFYEPLTVHESSLSPAVHAVLASELGKYDKAVELYKRTARLDLDNINNDTEDGLHITSMAGSWLSIVQGFAGMRVTAGELSFAPFLPDGWENYRFKINFRNRLLEVKVEVGKVTVKLCHGEPIHLEMYKKEYLLETAITVEF, encoded by the coding sequence ATGGCACAGAAGCAATTATTTGAAATCGAACCATGGACATTACGGACAACCAAACTAGATAAAGAAAATAAACGTTTGCAAGAAAGCCTAACTTCACTCGGTAATGGATACATGGGGATGCGCGGGAATTTTGAAGAAGGATACTCCGGCGACGGCCATATTGGAACTTATTATGCAGGCGTGTGGTTTCCAGATAAAACAAGAGTTGGCTGGTGGAAAAATGGCTACCCGGATTATTTCGGTAAAGTCATTAACGGCCTTAATTTTATCGGAATTGAAGTACGTCTTGATGGTGAAAAACTCGATTTATTTGTAGATGAAGTAAGCGATTTTGAACTTGTTTTAGATATGGAAAAAGGTGTTTTAAAACGACAATTCACAGTAGTTAAAAATAATAAAACATTCCGGATTTCCGCGGAACGATTCCTTAGTGTTGCAACGAAAGAACTTGCGGTTATTCACTACCAAGTGGAAGCATTAAGCCCCGCTAAAGTAGAATTAACGTCCTTTTTAGACGGTAACGTGCAAAATGAAGATGCCAACTATGAAGAAATGTTCTGGCAAGAAGTCGAAAAAGCTTCATCGGCGAGTCGTGGTTCACTTGTCACAAAAACTATTCCAAATAACTTCGGAACGCCACGTTTTACTGTTTCTGCGGTGATGGAAAATAAGACCAATGCGGCAAACGAAACAAATCAAACAAAGGCACTTTACGCCGAAAACTATTTTCAATTCGACCTACAAGAAAAGGAAGTAGCGCAAATAGAAAAACGTGTAGTCATTACGACATCTCGTGATTATGTGGAAGGGGAAATTCTTCCAGCAGGAGAAAAAATCTTAAAAAGCTTAGAAGCAAAAACGTATGATGAATTATTAGCCGCGCATGTTTCAGGCTGGCGTGAACGTTGGGATAAAGCGGATGTTGAGATTGCAGGCGATGATTCCGCACAACAAGGTATCCGATTTAACATTTTCCAATTATTTGCTACTTATTACGGTGAGGACGCAAGACTAAACATTGGTCCTAAAGGCTTTACAGGTGAAAAATATGGTGGCGCAACATACTGGGATACAGAAGCTTTTGCACTACCAATGTATTTATCGTTAACGGATAAATCTGTGAGTCACAATTTACTTAAATATCGCCACGACCAATTGGATGGAGCGAAAATCAACGCGCAGAAAATCGGCCTAGCTGGTGCACTGTATCCAATGGTTACTTTTACCGGAGTCGAGTGTCATAATGAATGGGAAATTACATTTGAAGAAATTCACCGCAATGGCGCGATTGCTTATGCGATTTACAATTACACAAATTACACTGGCGATGATTCGTATTTAAAAACAGACGGAATCGAAGTATTGACCGAAATCACTCGTTTTTGGGCCGACCGCGTTCATTTATCTGATCGCTTAGATAAATACATGATTCACGGTGTAACGGGACCAAATGAATACGATAATAACGTCAGCAATAACTGGTATACAAACTATATCGCAGCTTGGACGATTCGTTATACGCTAGAAAACTTAGATGCAGAAGCGAAAAAACGTTTAGACGTGACCGAGTACGAAATCGCCAAATGGGAAGATATCGAGCATCGCATGTATTATCCTTTTGACGAGAAATGGCAGATTTTTGTGCAACACGATACGTTCTTAGATAAAGAGTTGCGTTCCACGGATACATTAAAACCAGAAGATATGCCGATTAACCAAAATTGGTCTTGGGATAAAATTTTACGTTCTTGCTTCATTAAACAAGCAGATGTACTTCAAGGTTTATATTTATTCTATGATGACTTTGACTTTGATACGAAACAACGCAACTTTGAATTTTATGAGCCACTAACGGTACACGAATCTAGCTTATCGCCAGCTGTTCACGCGGTGTTAGCTTCAGAACTTGGTAAATATGATAAAGCGGTAGAACTTTACAAGCGAACTGCAAGACTAGATCTTGACAATATTAACAACGATACAGAAGACGGACTGCACATTACCTCTATGGCAGGAAGCTGGTTATCCATCGTTCAAGGCTTTGCTGGTATGCGAGTAACTGCTGGCGAATTAAGCTTTGCACCATTCTTACCTGATGGCTGGGAAAATTACCGTTTCAAAATCAACTTCCGTAATCGTTTATTAGAAGTAAAAGTAGAAGTTGGAAAGGTTACTGTAAAATTATGCCACGGAGAACCAATTCATTTAGAAATGTATAAGAAAGAATATTTACTAGAAACGGCTATAACAGTAGAATTTTAA
- a CDS encoding YbbR-like domain-containing protein: protein MDRILNNKWSIRIVALLLAAILFTSVNANNNNATTFSTTSSSDSEVIENVPVKVYYDKTNLYISGIPETVTVTLSGPRSIVQSAKAQQDFTVYADLKNASIGTQEVKLQVKDVSDRLKVKVNPATVNVNVQEKVTKKFSVDVELSKSVVADGYQAGTPIIDPKKVSITGAKDTIEQIAYVKATLESGGKHKSEFTDKATVSVFDSNLNKLDVEVNPQEVEVTVPVEKVGKSVPVKIKQEGTPESDIEISSMTPDKSEVVVVGDDAVLEKIKEIEIPIDVSKIKADTVKEVTVPVPNGAKSVQPTTIEVKIKTVKKSEANNNPTTSDNQGTDENNNNTDDSGDNDTKISKSFSDMQVYMSGLKNTFDAQMITPANGKVSVTITGEKKTVDGITAKELSVIANLSKSKAGNYSIPLELNGLPDNVAYVINPKKADFIITDKEASIAVPSKST, encoded by the coding sequence ATGGATCGAATTTTAAATAACAAATGGTCGATTCGGATTGTAGCCTTACTACTCGCAGCCATCCTTTTTACATCAGTTAATGCAAATAATAATAACGCCACGACTTTTTCAACGACTTCTTCTAGTGATTCAGAAGTCATCGAAAATGTCCCAGTCAAAGTATATTATGATAAAACGAATTTATATATTTCGGGTATTCCAGAAACCGTTACAGTCACGCTTTCAGGCCCTCGTAGCATCGTTCAGTCTGCCAAAGCTCAACAAGACTTTACCGTTTATGCAGATTTGAAAAATGCTTCCATTGGGACCCAAGAAGTAAAACTACAAGTGAAAGATGTATCTGACCGTCTAAAAGTAAAAGTGAATCCAGCAACAGTCAACGTCAATGTACAAGAAAAAGTAACGAAAAAATTCTCTGTTGACGTAGAATTGAGCAAATCCGTTGTTGCAGATGGTTATCAAGCTGGAACACCAATTATTGATCCTAAAAAAGTTTCCATTACTGGTGCAAAAGATACTATCGAACAAATCGCTTATGTAAAAGCAACGCTCGAAAGTGGCGGTAAGCACAAATCCGAATTTACGGATAAAGCTACAGTCTCCGTGTTTGATAGTAATTTGAACAAGTTAGATGTCGAAGTAAATCCGCAAGAAGTGGAAGTGACCGTGCCAGTTGAAAAAGTTGGTAAGTCCGTTCCAGTGAAAATTAAGCAAGAAGGCACACCAGAAAGTGATATTGAAATTTCTAGCATGACACCAGATAAGTCAGAAGTGGTAGTTGTCGGTGATGATGCGGTCCTTGAAAAAATCAAAGAAATCGAGATTCCAATTGATGTTTCTAAAATCAAAGCAGATACCGTCAAGGAAGTGACTGTTCCCGTTCCAAACGGAGCCAAATCAGTCCAACCAACGACGATAGAGGTGAAGATTAAGACTGTAAAAAAGTCTGAAGCAAATAACAATCCGACAACCTCAGATAACCAAGGTACAGATGAAAATAATAACAACACAGATGATTCAGGTGATAACGATACAAAAATTTCTAAGTCGTTTTCTGATATGCAAGTCTACATGAGTGGATTGAAAAATACATTCGATGCACAAATGATTACTCCAGCAAATGGAAAAGTATCTGTGACGATAACTGGAGAAAAGAAAACAGTTGACGGAATTACGGCAAAAGAACTGAGTGTTATTGCCAATCTGAGTAAAAGCAAAGCAGGCAATTATAGCATACCGCTAGAATTGAACGGTTTGCCAGATAATGTCGCTTATGTTATTAATCCTAAAAAAGCAGATTTCATTATTACAGATAAAGAAGCATCCATTGCAGTACCATCTAAAAGCACATAA
- a CDS encoding extracellular solute-binding protein: MKRFKKVGIVSAVLVMALSLAACGGGKDTSKSGSSDEKTLTVSVDAGYKDYVNKIKGDFEKDNDVKVKVVEKDMFETLEALPLDGPAGTAPDVMMSAFDRIGSLGQQGHLAEVKLGNKDDYDEKDQKQVTIDDKIYGAPAIIETLVLYYNKDLLDKAPATFKDLETLSKDSRFAFTSEKGKNTGFLAKWTDFYFSYGLLAGYGGYVFGDEGTNPKDIGLNNKGSVEGITYATKWFQDVWPKGMQDNKSADDFIQDQFVKGKAAAILGGPWSAANYKEAKINYGVAKIPTLNNGKEYSPFAGGKGWVVSNYSKNKDVAQKWLDYVTNQKNQETLYDMTNEVPANLKARDTAKSKNDELTNAVIEQYKNAQPMPNIPEMSEVWTGAENLMFDAASGSKTPQQSADDAVKVIEDNVTQKYTK, from the coding sequence ATGAAGCGTTTCAAAAAAGTGGGAATAGTTTCGGCGGTTTTAGTAATGGCTTTAAGCTTAGCAGCATGTGGTGGTGGAAAAGACACTAGTAAATCGGGCTCATCTGATGAAAAAACATTAACCGTTTCCGTTGACGCAGGCTACAAAGACTACGTGAACAAAATAAAAGGTGACTTTGAAAAAGACAATGACGTGAAAGTAAAAGTAGTCGAAAAAGACATGTTCGAAACATTAGAAGCATTGCCACTTGATGGCCCGGCTGGAACTGCTCCAGACGTAATGATGTCCGCATTTGATAGAATTGGAAGCTTAGGCCAACAAGGACATTTAGCTGAAGTAAAACTTGGTAATAAAGACGATTACGATGAAAAAGACCAAAAACAAGTAACAATTGACGATAAAATTTATGGCGCTCCAGCAATTATTGAAACTCTAGTGCTTTACTATAATAAAGATTTACTCGACAAAGCTCCAGCAACTTTCAAAGATTTAGAAACACTTTCTAAAGATTCTCGTTTTGCTTTCACTTCTGAAAAAGGAAAAAATACTGGTTTCTTAGCAAAATGGACTGATTTCTACTTCTCTTACGGACTACTTGCAGGATACGGTGGTTATGTATTCGGCGATGAAGGTACAAATCCAAAAGACATCGGTTTAAACAATAAAGGTTCGGTTGAAGGAATTACTTACGCAACAAAATGGTTCCAAGATGTATGGCCAAAAGGTATGCAAGACAATAAGAGTGCAGACGACTTTATTCAAGATCAATTTGTTAAAGGAAAAGCAGCAGCAATTCTAGGTGGACCTTGGTCAGCAGCAAATTACAAAGAAGCAAAAATTAATTACGGTGTAGCAAAAATCCCAACACTAAACAATGGTAAAGAGTATTCTCCATTTGCAGGCGGTAAAGGTTGGGTTGTAAGTAACTATTCTAAAAACAAAGATGTAGCTCAAAAATGGTTGGATTATGTGACTAACCAAAAAAATCAAGAAACTTTATATGATATGACAAATGAAGTGCCAGCTAACTTAAAAGCACGTGATACAGCGAAATCGAAAAATGATGAATTAACTAATGCTGTTATCGAACAATACAAAAATGCGCAACCAATGCCAAATATTCCAGAAATGTCGGAAGTTTGGACAGGTGCTGAAAACTTAATGTTTGATGCAGCTTCTGGTTCGAAAACTCCGCAACAATCAGCGGACGATGCAGTAAAAGTAATTGAAGATAACGTAACGCAAAAATATACTAAATAA
- the dacA gene encoding diadenylate cyclase: MDFSNMSILHYLANIVDILVVWFVIYKVIMLIRGTKAVQLLKGIFIIIAVKLLSGFFGLQTVEWITDQMLTWGFLAIIIIFQPELRRALETLGRGNIFTRYGSRIEREQHHLIESIEKSTQYMAKRRIGALISVARDTGMDDYIETGIPLNAKISSQLLINIFIPNTPLHDGAVIIKGNEIASAASYLPLSDSPFLSKELGTRHRAALGISEVTDSITIVVSEETGGISLTKGGELFRDVSEEELHKILLKELVTVTAKKPSIFSKWKGGKSE, translated from the coding sequence ATGGATTTTTCCAATATGTCGATATTGCATTATCTAGCAAATATTGTAGATATTCTTGTCGTATGGTTTGTAATTTATAAAGTGATCATGTTAATCCGAGGTACAAAAGCAGTACAATTATTAAAAGGCATTTTTATTATCATTGCAGTCAAACTATTAAGCGGATTTTTTGGTCTCCAAACAGTAGAATGGATTACGGATCAGATGCTTACTTGGGGATTCCTTGCAATTATAATTATCTTCCAACCGGAATTACGCCGTGCTTTAGAAACGCTTGGACGAGGCAATATTTTTACTCGTTATGGATCAAGAATTGAGCGCGAACAGCATCATTTAATCGAGTCAATCGAAAAATCTACTCAATATATGGCGAAACGTCGTATTGGGGCGCTGATTTCAGTGGCACGTGATACAGGAATGGACGATTACATTGAAACAGGTATTCCGTTAAATGCAAAAATTTCTTCTCAATTATTAATTAATATTTTTATTCCGAATACACCGCTTCATGATGGAGCAGTTATTATTAAAGGAAACGAAATTGCATCGGCAGCAAGTTACTTACCACTTTCAGATAGCCCGTTCTTATCCAAAGAACTTGGAACGCGTCACCGGGCTGCACTTGGAATTAGTGAAGTGACAGATAGTATTACGATTGTAGTTTCTGAAGAGACAGGCGGAATTTCCCTCACTAAAGGTGGAGAACTTTTCCGTGATGTGTCAGAAGAAGAGTTACATAAAATTCTTCTTAAAGAACTAGTCACAGTAACTGCAAAGAAACCTTCTATCTTTTCTAAATGGAAAGGAGGCAAAAGCGAATGA
- a CDS encoding carbohydrate ABC transporter permease: MKLEQKQIKNVRQATLLSIIPGLGQFYNKQNFKGIVFFALFALFIIEFFAVGLNALIGLVTLGSVPGVDHSLFLMIEGTLQLIVTLLFIGFWFINIFDARRVAMQWNLGETVNRSALAIIKNMLDKGFPYLLTLPAYLVMTFVIIFPVLVTLFMAFTNYDFYHIPPANLIDWVGFKNFFNIFFLSSYRDTFLSVFSWTLIWTICATSLQIVVGVFTAIVANQSFIKGKRLFGVVFLLPWAVPAFITIMSFSNMFNDSIGAINSQVIPLLNHLPFVDINAIAWKTDPFWTKVALISIQGWLGFPYIYVMVTGVLQAIPGELYEAARIDGASAIQRFRKITLPMILFVTAPVFITQYTFNFNNFSIIYLFNEGGPGSVGAGAGSTDILISWIYKLTTGTSPQYAVAAAVTLLISIIVITVSMIAFKKTNAFGNEEMM, encoded by the coding sequence ATGAAACTAGAACAAAAACAAATTAAAAATGTTCGTCAAGCGACTTTGTTATCAATCATTCCAGGGCTTGGTCAATTTTATAATAAGCAAAATTTTAAAGGGATTGTCTTTTTCGCACTATTTGCTTTGTTTATCATAGAATTTTTTGCAGTTGGGCTGAATGCACTGATTGGCCTTGTGACACTTGGATCTGTGCCGGGTGTGGACCATTCCTTATTCTTAATGATTGAGGGTACTTTACAATTAATTGTGACATTACTATTTATAGGCTTTTGGTTTATAAATATTTTCGATGCAAGACGCGTGGCTATGCAGTGGAACCTTGGTGAAACTGTTAACCGTTCTGCTCTTGCTATTATAAAAAATATGCTCGACAAAGGTTTCCCGTACTTACTTACATTACCTGCATACTTAGTGATGACTTTTGTTATTATTTTCCCAGTTCTTGTTACTCTTTTCATGGCATTTACCAACTACGATTTTTACCATATTCCGCCAGCGAATTTAATTGACTGGGTTGGATTTAAGAACTTCTTTAATATTTTCTTCCTAAGTTCGTATCGTGACACGTTCCTAAGCGTATTTTCGTGGACACTCATTTGGACTATCTGTGCCACTTCTTTACAAATTGTCGTTGGGGTGTTTACAGCGATTGTAGCAAACCAAAGCTTTATTAAAGGAAAACGTCTTTTTGGAGTTGTTTTCTTACTTCCTTGGGCGGTTCCAGCTTTTATTACAATCATGAGTTTTTCCAATATGTTTAACGACAGTATTGGTGCAATCAACTCGCAAGTCATTCCGCTTCTAAACCATTTGCCATTTGTTGATATCAATGCGATTGCTTGGAAAACAGATCCTTTCTGGACAAAAGTGGCGCTGATTAGTATTCAAGGTTGGCTTGGTTTCCCGTATATTTACGTTATGGTTACTGGGGTGCTTCAAGCGATTCCAGGTGAGCTTTATGAAGCAGCTAGAATTGATGGAGCAAGTGCGATTCAACGTTTCCGTAAAATTACATTACCGATGATTTTATTTGTAACCGCACCGGTATTTATTACGCAATATACATTTAACTTCAATAACTTTTCGATAATCTACTTATTCAATGAAGGTGGTCCCGGAAGTGTCGGAGCAGGCGCAGGATCAACCGATATCTTAATTTCATGGATTTATAAATTAACAACAGGTACTTCGCCACAATACGCTGTAGCCGCTGCTGTGACGCTTCTTATCTCCATTATCGTTATTACTGTTTCGATGATTGCCTTTAAGAAGACGAATGCCTTTGGGAACGAGGAGATGATGTAA
- the glmM gene encoding phosphoglucosamine mutase, producing MGKYFGTDGVRGVANSELTPELAFRLGRMGGYVLTRHVGEHPRVLVARDTRISGEMLESALIAGLVSVGIEVMRLGVISTPGVAYLTKAQGASASVMISASHNPVDDNGIKFFGSDGFKLSDDQEEEIEQLLDTAEDTLPRPSGEGLGTVSDYFEGKQKYIQYLKQTIENDFNGYHIALDCANGATAGLATHLFADLDADISSMGASPNGLNINDGVGSTHPEALAAFVLDKKADVGLAFDGDGDRVIAIDEIGQIVDGDKIMFICAKYLREQGLLNNNTIVSTVMSNLGFYKGLKELEIEDVQTAVGDRYVVEAMREGNYNLGGEQSGHIIFLDHNTTGDGLLSGIQLINVMKATGKKLSELAAEMKTFPQKLENIRVSDKNHVTDNPKVSKVIGEVEAEMAGNGRVLVRPSGTEPLVRVMVEAATKEETDEYCERISAVVRSEMALND from the coding sequence ATGGGTAAATATTTTGGTACGGATGGAGTTAGAGGTGTAGCAAACTCTGAATTAACACCAGAACTTGCATTCAGATTAGGTCGAATGGGTGGCTATGTTTTAACCCGTCACGTAGGTGAACATCCGCGCGTGCTTGTAGCTCGTGATACACGTATATCTGGAGAAATGTTAGAATCTGCTTTAATCGCAGGACTTGTTTCTGTAGGGATTGAAGTAATGCGTCTAGGCGTTATCTCTACTCCTGGTGTTGCTTATTTAACAAAAGCACAAGGAGCATCTGCCAGCGTCATGATTTCTGCCAGCCATAATCCAGTGGACGATAACGGTATTAAATTCTTTGGTTCAGATGGTTTCAAACTATCTGATGACCAAGAAGAAGAAATTGAGCAACTTCTTGATACAGCAGAAGATACATTACCTCGTCCAAGCGGTGAAGGCCTAGGTACAGTGAGCGATTATTTTGAAGGTAAACAAAAATACATCCAATACTTAAAACAAACAATCGAAAATGACTTTAACGGTTATCATATTGCACTTGACTGTGCGAATGGTGCAACAGCTGGTCTTGCAACGCATTTATTTGCAGATTTAGATGCGGATATTAGTTCGATGGGAGCTTCTCCAAATGGTCTAAATATCAATGATGGCGTTGGTTCAACACACCCAGAAGCACTAGCAGCCTTTGTTTTAGATAAAAAAGCAGATGTTGGTTTAGCTTTTGATGGCGATGGCGACCGTGTCATTGCGATTGACGAAATTGGTCAAATTGTCGATGGAGATAAAATTATGTTTATTTGCGCAAAATATTTGCGTGAACAAGGCTTATTAAATAACAACACGATTGTATCCACTGTCATGAGTAATCTTGGTTTCTACAAAGGCTTGAAAGAGCTTGAAATTGAAGATGTACAAACTGCTGTTGGTGACCGTTACGTAGTTGAAGCAATGCGTGAAGGTAATTATAATCTTGGTGGAGAACAATCTGGTCACATTATTTTCTTAGATCATAATACAACTGGTGATGGGCTTCTTTCAGGAATCCAATTAATCAACGTGATGAAAGCAACTGGGAAAAAATTATCTGAGCTTGCGGCTGAAATGAAAACATTCCCGCAAAAACTAGAAAACATCCGTGTAAGTGATAAAAACCATGTAACAGATAATCCGAAAGTAAGTAAAGTAATCGGTGAAGTAGAAGCTGAAATGGCTGGTAATGGTCGAGTTCTTGTTCGCCCATCCGGTACAGAACCATTAGTAAGAGTTATGGTAGAAGCTGCTACGAAAGAAGAAACAGACGAATATTGTGAACGTATTTCAGCGGTTGTTCGTTCAGAAATGGCACTTAACGATTAA